Proteins encoded together in one Penicillium digitatum chromosome 1, complete sequence window:
- a CDS encoding Translation elongation/initiation factor/Ribosomal, beta-barrel has translation MVQSTEAVYLDDATLRTLTTEVISSQSIPSLSEEEKSLAKNVPAEDSAITMRQTIFYAQGGGQPSDTGAIGPVGQDPTFEVSLVRKTPDGRFLHFGKFLDANSSFVAGQSVVQKVHDSKRIYHSRLHTAGHIVGLAMQLLMPDKKKVKANHFPREASMEYEGLLYNEHKPVIQEKVDELVRLDLPILISWLEGVAQDEDGEGAEGGRTRIASIGGLDHNPCGGTHVARTSLVGSVVIRKISRQKGISRVSYDVSPGIEA, from the exons ATG GTCCAAAGTACAGAGGCAGTGTACCTCGATGATGCCACGCTGCGGACTTTGACTACGGAGGTTATCTCTTCTCAGTCAATCCCTTCACTCtccgaggaagaaaaaagccTAGCCAAAAACGTCCCCGCGGAAGATAGCGCAATCACCATGCGCCAGACTATCTTTTACGCACAAGGCGGTGGACAGCCCAGCGACACCGGCGCAATTGGACCAGTAGGCCAAGATCCCACATTTGAAGTCTCGCTGGTACGCAAAACGCCCGATGGACGGTTCCTGCATTTTGGAAAATTCCTAGACGCCAACTCTTCCTTCGTCGCGGGCCAGTCTGTCGTGCAGAAGGTCCATGACTCAAAACGCATCTATCATTCCCGGCTCCATACAGCTGGTCACATCGTTGGGTTGGCCATGCAGCTTTTGATGCCGGATAAGAAAAAGGTCAAGGCAAATCATTTCCCGAGGGAGGCTTCTATGGAATATGAGGGATTGTTGTATAATGAGCACAAGCCAGTTATACAGGAGAAGGTAGATGAGCTTGTACGGCTGGATCTACCTATTCTCATTTCCTGGCTGGAGGGTGTCGCGCAGGATGAGGATGGGGAGGGTGCCGAGGGGGGTCGTACCCGGATTGCGAGTATAGGTGGGCTCGACCACAATCCCTGTGGTGGTACTCATGTTGCGAGGACGAGCTTGGTTGGATCTGTTGTTATCCGCAAGATCAGTCGGCAAAAGGGAATTAGTCGGGTATCTTATGATGTTTCCCCGGGGATTGAA